One stretch of Bombus terrestris chromosome 5, iyBomTerr1.2, whole genome shotgun sequence DNA includes these proteins:
- the LOC100647965 gene encoding uncharacterized protein LOC100647965 isoform X7 yields the protein MALVPSVCSHFFFERSSRHQDTTSASVTSEVRASLTTIMTHTQPCTMMASLENKVDEQVNKVPQQNGGNCRNEELQLEDVQDNNNESIEVEMVVPPDGGWGWMIVAASFMCNLFVDGIIFSFGVFLNDISEAFAVSKARVALVGSLQSGFYLMAGPFVSALANRYGFRLVAILGSVISCSAFVLSYFSTSIEFLYISYGVLGGIGAGLIYVPAVITTGFYFERWRALATGIAVCGSGIGAFMLAPISDILVKQFGWRGALLFQAGMLLNCAIFGAMFRPLKSTRIKVKSSPENAGLEVKSSLMARGVSTASLHCMQPERSGFFGTNNNTDYPTAAELLGSNPNIVNASKSLHSLHKIHAELRTLERKLSSSEKRLSVPIYPELDVNMDEKMVEEENNLLGGDVERLNGKVPTAYDQRQTTARGLGLQPEIAEDGQQAKPIQQGSAETVLQGRYLLRRFPEQTAALQIAAIVRWLSHVCHAFAYCDGRRRRGEWKLLHLSRERTSNLDDNARFESSQESIFLDPGYIRWTYDDGLLYTFYIEPNWQASRPRQLCFLSL from the exons ATGGCACTCGTCCCCTCGGTCTGTTCTCACTTCTTCTTCGAGCGAAGCAGTCGGCACCAGGATACGACTAGCGCGAGTGTGACATCCGAAGTTCGTGCTTCGTTGACGACAATCATGACGCATAC TCAACCGTGTACGATGATGGCGTCATTGGAGAATAAAGTGGATGAACAAGTCAACAAGGTACCGCAGCAGAATGGAGGCAATTGCAGGAACGAGGAACTGCAGCTGGAAGACGTTCAAGATAACAATAACGAG AGCATCGAGGTGGAGATGGTGGTGCCACCGGATGGTGGATGGGGTTGGATGATCGTCGCAGCCTCCTTCATGTGCAACCTCTTCGTGGATGGCATCATTTTTAGCTTCGGTGTCTTTCTCAACGATATTTCCGAAGCTTTCGCAGTGTCGAAGGCGAGAGTGGCGCTGGTTGGTTCGTTGCAGTCTGGATTTTATCTTATGGCTG GTCCATTCGTGTCAGCATTGGCCAACAGGTACGGTTTTCGTCTGGTAGCGATCCTTGGAAGCGTGATAAGTTGCAGCGCCTTTGTCCTGTCGTACTTCAGCACTTCTATCGAGTTCCTCTATATCTCTTACGGTGTGCTCG GAGGTATCGGGGCAGGCCTGATTTACGTGCCGGCTGTCATAACTACCGGATTTTATTTTGAAAGATGGCGAGCGCTGGCTACCGGGATCGCGGTCTGCGGATCCGGAATCGGCGCTTTCATGCTCGCGCCTATCTCAGACATACTGGTGAAGCAATTCGGTTGGAGGGGCGCCTTGCTCTTCCAAGCAG GAATGCTGTTAAATTGTGCCATTTTCGGTGCCATGTTCCGTCCATTGAAGTCAACGCGGATTAAGGTGAAATCCAGCCCGGAGAACGCGGGTTTAGAGGTAAAAAGCAGCTTGATGGCAAGGGGAGTGTCTACGGCGTCGTTGCATTGTATGCAACCAGAGAGAAGCGGTTTCTTTGGAACCAATAACAATACCGATTACCCAACGGCTGCTGAGTTGCTTGGAAGCAACCCCAACATAGTAAA CGCCTCCAAGTCGTTGCATTCTCTTCATAAGATTCACGCGGAGCTGCGAACTCTGGAAAGGAAGCTGAGTAGCTCGGAGAAGCGGCTGTCCGTGCCGATCTATCCAGAGTTGGACGTGAACATGGACGAGAAGATGGTCGAAGAGGAGAACAATCTCCTCGGTGGAGATGTGGAGAGACTGAATGGCAAAGTGCCCACG GCATACGATCAGCGGCAGACGACTGCGCGCGGACTCGGACTGCAGCCAGAAATCGCTGAAGATGGGCAACAGGCGAAACCCATTCAGCAAGGATCCGCAGAGACCGTTCTACAGGGACGATATCTTTTACGGCGGTTCCCTGAACAGACTGCCGCATTACAAATCGCAG CAATCGTCCGTTGGCTATCACATGTCTGTCACGCGTTTGCCTACTGCGACGGACGTCGCCGAAGAGGAGAGTGGAAGCTGTTACATCTGTCCAGAGAGCGTACGTCGAATCTTGACGACAATGCTCGATTTGAGTCTTCTCAAGAGTCCATCTTTCTTGATCCTGGCTATATCCGGTGGACTTACGATGATGGGCTTCTATACACCTTTTAT ATCGAGCCCAATTGGCAGGCATCGAGGCCTCGACAGCTATGTTTCTTGTCTCTGTGA
- the LOC100647965 gene encoding uncharacterized protein LOC100647965 isoform X5, which yields MALVPSVCSHFFFERSSRHQDTTSASVTSEVRASLTTIMTHTQPCTMMASLENKVDEQVNKVPQQNGGNCRNEELQLEDVQDNNNESIEVEMVVPPDGGWGWMIVAASFMCNLFVDGIIFSFGVFLNDISEAFAVSKARVALVGSLQSGFYLMAGPFVSALANRYGFRLVAILGSVISCSAFVLSYFSTSIEFLYISYGVLGGIGAGLIYVPAVITTGFYFERWRALATGIAVCGSGIGAFMLAPISDILVKQFGWRGALLFQAGMLLNCAIFGAMFRPLKSTRIKVKSSPENAGLEVKSSLMARGVSTASLHCMQPERSGFFGTNNNTDYPTAAELLGSNPNIVNASKSLHSLHKIHAELRTLERKLSSSEKRLSVPIYPELDVNMDEKMVEEENNLLGGDVERLNGKVPTAYDQRQTTARGLGLQPEIAEDGQQAKPIQQGSAETVLQGRYLLRRFPEQTAALQIAAIVRWLSHVCHAFAYCDGRRRRGEWKLLHLSRERTSNLDDNARFESSQESIFLDPGYIRWTYDDGLLYTFYVRPRSSPIGRHRGLDSYVSCLCDRYRQHHWPCRVWIG from the exons ATGGCACTCGTCCCCTCGGTCTGTTCTCACTTCTTCTTCGAGCGAAGCAGTCGGCACCAGGATACGACTAGCGCGAGTGTGACATCCGAAGTTCGTGCTTCGTTGACGACAATCATGACGCATAC TCAACCGTGTACGATGATGGCGTCATTGGAGAATAAAGTGGATGAACAAGTCAACAAGGTACCGCAGCAGAATGGAGGCAATTGCAGGAACGAGGAACTGCAGCTGGAAGACGTTCAAGATAACAATAACGAG AGCATCGAGGTGGAGATGGTGGTGCCACCGGATGGTGGATGGGGTTGGATGATCGTCGCAGCCTCCTTCATGTGCAACCTCTTCGTGGATGGCATCATTTTTAGCTTCGGTGTCTTTCTCAACGATATTTCCGAAGCTTTCGCAGTGTCGAAGGCGAGAGTGGCGCTGGTTGGTTCGTTGCAGTCTGGATTTTATCTTATGGCTG GTCCATTCGTGTCAGCATTGGCCAACAGGTACGGTTTTCGTCTGGTAGCGATCCTTGGAAGCGTGATAAGTTGCAGCGCCTTTGTCCTGTCGTACTTCAGCACTTCTATCGAGTTCCTCTATATCTCTTACGGTGTGCTCG GAGGTATCGGGGCAGGCCTGATTTACGTGCCGGCTGTCATAACTACCGGATTTTATTTTGAAAGATGGCGAGCGCTGGCTACCGGGATCGCGGTCTGCGGATCCGGAATCGGCGCTTTCATGCTCGCGCCTATCTCAGACATACTGGTGAAGCAATTCGGTTGGAGGGGCGCCTTGCTCTTCCAAGCAG GAATGCTGTTAAATTGTGCCATTTTCGGTGCCATGTTCCGTCCATTGAAGTCAACGCGGATTAAGGTGAAATCCAGCCCGGAGAACGCGGGTTTAGAGGTAAAAAGCAGCTTGATGGCAAGGGGAGTGTCTACGGCGTCGTTGCATTGTATGCAACCAGAGAGAAGCGGTTTCTTTGGAACCAATAACAATACCGATTACCCAACGGCTGCTGAGTTGCTTGGAAGCAACCCCAACATAGTAAA CGCCTCCAAGTCGTTGCATTCTCTTCATAAGATTCACGCGGAGCTGCGAACTCTGGAAAGGAAGCTGAGTAGCTCGGAGAAGCGGCTGTCCGTGCCGATCTATCCAGAGTTGGACGTGAACATGGACGAGAAGATGGTCGAAGAGGAGAACAATCTCCTCGGTGGAGATGTGGAGAGACTGAATGGCAAAGTGCCCACG GCATACGATCAGCGGCAGACGACTGCGCGCGGACTCGGACTGCAGCCAGAAATCGCTGAAGATGGGCAACAGGCGAAACCCATTCAGCAAGGATCCGCAGAGACCGTTCTACAGGGACGATATCTTTTACGGCGGTTCCCTGAACAGACTGCCGCATTACAAATCGCAG CAATCGTCCGTTGGCTATCACATGTCTGTCACGCGTTTGCCTACTGCGACGGACGTCGCCGAAGAGGAGAGTGGAAGCTGTTACATCTGTCCAGAGAGCGTACGTCGAATCTTGACGACAATGCTCGATTTGAGTCTTCTCAAGAGTCCATCTTTCTTGATCCTGGCTATATCCGGTGGACTTACGATGATGGGCTTCTATACACCTTTTATGTACGTCCCAG ATCGAGCCCAATTGGCAGGCATCGAGGCCTCGACAGCTATGTTTCTTGTCTCTGTGATCGGTATCGGCAACACCATTGGCCGTGTCGTGTGTGGATTGGCTAG